A DNA window from Lutra lutra chromosome 8, mLutLut1.2, whole genome shotgun sequence contains the following coding sequences:
- the SLC25A3 gene encoding phosphate carrier protein, mitochondrial isoform X2, with amino-acid sequence MFSSVAHLARANPFNAPHLQLIHDGLTGHRSSPAGPPGPPRRSRNLAAAAVEEYSCEYGSMKFYALCGFGGVLSCGLTHTAVVPLDLVKCRMQVDPQKYKGIFNGFSVTLKEDGVRGLAKGWAPTFIGYSMQGLCKFGFYEVFKVLYSNMLGEENAYLWRTSLYLAASASAEFFADIALAPMEAAKVRIQTQPGYANTLRDAAPKMYKEEGLKAFYKGVAPLWMRQIPYTMMKFACFERTVEALYKFVVPKPRSECTKAEQLVVTFVAGYIAGVFCAIVSHPADSVVSVLNKEKGSSASQVLQRLGFKGVWKGLFARIIMIGTLTALQWFIYDSVKVYFRLPRPPPPEMPESLKKKLGLTQ; translated from the exons ATGTTCTCGTCCGTGGCGCATCTGGCGCGGGCGAACCCCTTCAACGCGCCCCACCTGCAGCTGATACACGATGGCCTCACGGGCCACCGCAGCAGCCCCGCGGGGCCCCCGGGCCCGCCCCGACGTTCCCGCAATCTGGCAGCAGCCGCTGTGGAAG AGTACAGTTGCGAATATGGCTCCATGAAGTTTTATGCACTGTGTGGCTTTGGTGGGGTCTTAAGTTGTGGTCTGACACACACTGCTGTCGTTCCTCTGGATTTAGTGAAATGCCGAATGCAG gTGGACCCCCAGAAGTACAAGGGCATATTTAATGGATTCTCAGTTACACTTAAAGAGGATGGCGTTCGTGGTTTGGCTAAAGGATGGGCTCCAACTTTCATTGGCTACTCTATGCAGGGGCTCTGCAAGTTTGGCTTTTATGAAGTTTTCAAAGTCTTGTATAGCAACATGCTTGGGGAG GAGAATGCCTATCTCTGGCGCACATCACTATATTTGGCTGCTTCTGCCAGTGCTGAATTCTTTGCTGACATTGCCCTGGCTCCTATGGAAGCTGCTAAGGTTCGAATTCAAACCCAGCCAGGTTATGCCAACACTTTGAGGGATGCAGCTCCCAAAATGTATAAGGAAGAAGGCTTAAAAGC ATTCTACAAGGGCGTTGCTCCTCTCTGGATGAGACAGATACCATACACCATGATGAAGTTTGCCTGCTTTGAACGTACTGTTGAAGCATTGTACAAGTTTGTGGTTCCCAAGCCCCGAAGTGAATGTACAAAGGCAGAGCAGCTGGTTGTAACATTTGTGGCAGGTTACATAG CTGGAGTGTTCTGTGCAATTGTTTCTCACCCCGCTGATTCTGTGGTATCTGTGTTGAATAAGGAGAAAGGTAGCAGTGCTTCTCAAGTCCTTCAGAGACTTGGATTTAAAG GTGTATGGAAGGGACTCTTTGCCCGTATCATCATGATTGGCACTCTGACTGCACTACAGTGGTTCATCTATGACTCCGTGAAGGTCTACTTCAGGCTCCCTCGTCCTCCTCCACCTGAAATGCCAGAGTCTCTGAAGAAGAAGCTTGGGTTAACTCAGTAG
- the SLC25A3 gene encoding phosphate carrier protein, mitochondrial isoform X1 — translation MFSSVAHLARANPFNAPHLQLIHDGLTGHRSSPAGPPGPPRRSRNLAAAAVEEQYSCDYGSGRFFILCGLGGIISCGTTHTALVPLDLVKCRMQVDPQKYKGIFNGFSVTLKEDGVRGLAKGWAPTFIGYSMQGLCKFGFYEVFKVLYSNMLGEENAYLWRTSLYLAASASAEFFADIALAPMEAAKVRIQTQPGYANTLRDAAPKMYKEEGLKAFYKGVAPLWMRQIPYTMMKFACFERTVEALYKFVVPKPRSECTKAEQLVVTFVAGYIAGVFCAIVSHPADSVVSVLNKEKGSSASQVLQRLGFKGVWKGLFARIIMIGTLTALQWFIYDSVKVYFRLPRPPPPEMPESLKKKLGLTQ, via the exons ATGTTCTCGTCCGTGGCGCATCTGGCGCGGGCGAACCCCTTCAACGCGCCCCACCTGCAGCTGATACACGATGGCCTCACGGGCCACCGCAGCAGCCCCGCGGGGCCCCCGGGCCCGCCCCGACGTTCCCGCAATCTGGCAGCAGCCGCTGTGGAAG agcAGTATAGCTGTGACTATGGATCTGGCAGATTCTTTATCCTTTGTGGACTTGGAGGAATTATTAGCTGTGGCACAACACATACAGCATTGGTTCCTCTAGATCTGGTTAAATGCAGAATGCAG gTGGACCCCCAGAAGTACAAGGGCATATTTAATGGATTCTCAGTTACACTTAAAGAGGATGGCGTTCGTGGTTTGGCTAAAGGATGGGCTCCAACTTTCATTGGCTACTCTATGCAGGGGCTCTGCAAGTTTGGCTTTTATGAAGTTTTCAAAGTCTTGTATAGCAACATGCTTGGGGAG GAGAATGCCTATCTCTGGCGCACATCACTATATTTGGCTGCTTCTGCCAGTGCTGAATTCTTTGCTGACATTGCCCTGGCTCCTATGGAAGCTGCTAAGGTTCGAATTCAAACCCAGCCAGGTTATGCCAACACTTTGAGGGATGCAGCTCCCAAAATGTATAAGGAAGAAGGCTTAAAAGC ATTCTACAAGGGCGTTGCTCCTCTCTGGATGAGACAGATACCATACACCATGATGAAGTTTGCCTGCTTTGAACGTACTGTTGAAGCATTGTACAAGTTTGTGGTTCCCAAGCCCCGAAGTGAATGTACAAAGGCAGAGCAGCTGGTTGTAACATTTGTGGCAGGTTACATAG CTGGAGTGTTCTGTGCAATTGTTTCTCACCCCGCTGATTCTGTGGTATCTGTGTTGAATAAGGAGAAAGGTAGCAGTGCTTCTCAAGTCCTTCAGAGACTTGGATTTAAAG GTGTATGGAAGGGACTCTTTGCCCGTATCATCATGATTGGCACTCTGACTGCACTACAGTGGTTCATCTATGACTCCGTGAAGGTCTACTTCAGGCTCCCTCGTCCTCCTCCACCTGAAATGCCAGAGTCTCTGAAGAAGAAGCTTGGGTTAACTCAGTAG